Within Psychrobacter sp. AH5, the genomic segment TATTTCAAGACCAAATTAAAAAATTACCTATAATTTAAAAGGCTCTTATTCTATTTAGCTCCTGATTTAGCTGCTGTCAGTATAGTTCAATCACTATAAACTGATATAATGCTTAAAAGTACGCTACCTCGACTTACCTCAAACCCTTTTATCTCTACTCGACAATCTCAATAGGCATACCCGCTTTATAAACTGCCATAATCTCATCCATCTCAGCATTGGTAACGGCAATACAGCCATCGGTCCAGTCGCGCTGCTGGTTAAACCATGCCAAATGACTAAAACCATTCATCTGACCATGGATCATAATATTGCCGCCGGGACTGACGCCAAGCTCTTTGGCACGGGCTTTGTCAGTAGTATTGGGGTAGCTGATATGAATGGAGCGATGAGCAATAGAGTTCTCATTTTTATAATCAAGGATGTAATGACCAGTAGGCGTACGCTCATCGCCTTGTTGCTGCTTGTGACCGACCGGACTATCCCCTAAAGCAACGTGGTAGGTTTTGATTACCTTGTCGCCGCTCAATAGCTTTAATACGCGCTCAGATTTATCGACATAGACTTTGTCGATTGTGACACTAGCAGGAATGGTTTTAGCAGCGTCCTTTGCAACGGCTAGCGCACTCACACTTAGTACACCAATTACCATAAGTGTCAGCATAGCCAAACAGATAAATATGGTTTTTCGGGAAGTTAGATAAGAAAATGACATAGTTTTAGCTTCTTATAGTTTTATTAAAGGTAGCAAATAACTATGTCAAATTTGTGCAGAGATTATGAATAAATAAAGAACGCGATAATAAGTACAGTTTAAAAACAACGTAGCGCTACTGGCATGATTATTGCGCAGCCTGTGGGGACGTAGCAAACAAGGTTTATACCAGTAGCACTTTATAATCTTAAGCGTTTATTTTACTAAATATTTACTATACCATCCGAATCGCGCCATCTAAGCGAATGACTTCACCATTGAGATAAGCATTATCGATAATATGGCTTACTAGTTTGGCAAACTCATTTGGGACACCTAAGCGTTTAGGATAAGGAACCGCACCCTCTAACTGCGTACGCGCTTTTTCCGGTAAGCTCTCCATCATTGGCGTCGCAAATACGCCTGGGGCAATAGTCATCACGCGGATACCATGACGAGTCAGCTCACGCGCTAGCGGCAACATCATCCCGACCACGCCCGCTTTGGAGGAGGCATAACTGGCTTGCCCCACTTGCCCATCGAAGGCGGCGATAGAGGCAGTATTGATAATAATGCCATTATCCGCGTTTTGTTCCGTGTTCGTGCTAGCATTAGCCGCGACACGCTTAGCGATACTTGAGGCCACCAAGCGCGCAACATTGAATGAACCGACCTGATTGATAGTGACGCCGCGAGTAAAAGCCTCTAAATCGGCGGGATTATTGTCTCGATCTAACAGCTTTTGTACCACCGCTATACCCGCGCAGTTGATAGAGCCTTGAAGTCCGCCAAAGTCTTGTTCCGCTAAGTCTACCGCCGCTTGCACCTCATCAGCGCTAGTGACATCACAGCGCACAAAACGCACTTTGTCCCCTAATTCGCTGACCAAAGCCTTACCCGTCTCTTCATTAAGATCAGCGATAACCACCTTGCCGCCTTGCGCAGCAATAGCGCGAACCACTGCTTCTCCTAACCCTGACGCCCCGCCTGTCACCAAAAAGCTATTGTCCTTAATTTGCATAAATATTCCTTAAACCTTTTTGAAAGTTGCTATCAATAAATGGCTGAAACTGCTGGTTTAACCTTCGGACAAGCTGCGTAATAAAAAGCGCTGTATTTTGCCGCTTGGGGTTTTGGGCAAAGCCTCAACAAACTCAATCTCACGCGGATAAGCATGAGCCGATAGTCGCTCTTTTACCAAGGCTTTGATTTGCTGTGCAATCTCATCACTGCCTACGATACCCTCTTTGAGCACCACAAAGGATTTTATAATCTGGCCACGCGCTTCATCAGCTATGCCCACCGCCGCAGATTCAGCGACCGCTTCATGCTCCATGACACTGTTTTCGACATCGGTCGGCCCTACGCGGTATCCGGCGGTAGTAATAATATCATCGTCGCGGCCTGAGAACCAATAAGTACCATCGCTATGGCGCTCAACCACATCGCCTGTCAGGTAATAATCGCCAAAAAAGGCTTGCTTCTCATTCCAGCTATAACCTTGGAAATAAAAGGCTGGCGACTGACTAACCACTACCGCCAGCTGCCCCTGCTCGCCATCTGGGAGTACTTGCATCTCCTCACCTAAGACCGCCAAGCTATGACCAGGCAGCGCCAACCCCATCGAACCTACCGGACACTTATGCTCAAGTGCATGATGCTCACAGCAAGTCATGCCCGTCTCGGTCTGTCCGTATTGATCGCAAACTTTGCAGCCCAAATGACTCTCAACCCAGCCGACGACTTCGGTGTTCAAAGTCTCGCCTGCAGAGTTGGCGACACGTAACGAAGGGTGCTCATCGCTATGCTCATCAGTGGGTTTTTGGAAAACCCCGCTTGATTTCATCATACGAAAAGCCGTCGGTGATGAGGCCAAATTGGTAATTTTATGACGCAGCATAAAGTCGCGGGTATCAGCAGCATCAAAGCCTGCTTCATTAAAGTGAGTAGTGATACCTAATAATAATGGCCCTGTAATCGCATAATAAAGACCATAAGCCCAGCCCGGATCGGCCATATTCCAATAGTTATCCGACTCCTGTAAATCAATCGCATAACGCATATACAGATAGAACGCTGGCAATGCGGCTAAAGGTACGCTGACGCCTTTCGATTTGCCGACGGTGCCTGAGGTAAACATCTGCAAAAACGGCGCATCAGTCTTAAGTTCTACTGGCGCAAAGCTTTGCGCCTGGCCTGCGACACTATTATGATAATCATCGTCAGGCCACTGCTGATCTTCATTCTCTCCAACCAATACCATCTTTGCTTGCTTTGCTAAATCGGCAAATTTGCTACGATTCTCACTATTGGTAAAGACAATTTTAGTATCAGCTTTATCCATGCGATACTTAATCGAATCATAGCCAAAGGCGGTGAATAGCGGCTGATACACTGCTCCAATGCGCCAAGTTGCCAGCACAATAACCAATAGCTCAGGGGTGCGAGGCAACATCGTAGCGACTTGATCGCCTACTTTTACGCCATAAGACTGCAATAGATTAGCCACCTGAGCACTGGCTTTATCAAGCTCAGCAAAACTCATACGAGTAATGTTATTGGCGGTATCTTCATGTACTAGCGCTATTTTATTGCCTTGTCCTGCTCGAATATGACGGCCACAACAAGCCATGTAGGCATTAAGACGATCCTCAGGATAATCGCCAAATATCTCTGTCAGTAGTGACGACATATCAAAATTATTATAATACTCGTAATAGTTTTGGGAAGTGAAGGTGGTAGAGGTCATAAGCTAATCCTTTAGCAAAAGCCGTCAAGCTTATAAGCTTGAGCGATCATTATTAAAAATTATAAGCTACCAAGTGCTTTGCCATACTTTGATAACTTGCTCTATTAGTAACGTATTTTGATTATTAATTCAATACGTAGCGTATCGGTTTTAATAAATGTATGACACTAACTGCGACAGTTAGTA encodes:
- a CDS encoding L,D-transpeptidase family protein, coding for MSFSYLTSRKTIFICLAMLTLMVIGVLSVSALAVAKDAAKTIPASVTIDKVYVDKSERVLKLLSGDKVIKTYHVALGDSPVGHKQQQGDERTPTGHYILDYKNENSIAHRSIHISYPNTTDKARAKELGVSPGGNIMIHGQMNGFSHLAWFNQQRDWTDGCIAVTNAEMDEIMAVYKAGMPIEIVE
- a CDS encoding SDR family NAD(P)-dependent oxidoreductase, which translates into the protein MQIKDNSFLVTGGASGLGEAVVRAIAAQGGKVVIADLNEETGKALVSELGDKVRFVRCDVTSADEVQAAVDLAEQDFGGLQGSINCAGIAVVQKLLDRDNNPADLEAFTRGVTINQVGSFNVARLVASSIAKRVAANASTNTEQNADNGIIINTASIAAFDGQVGQASYASSKAGVVGMMLPLARELTRHGIRVMTIAPGVFATPMMESLPEKARTQLEGAVPYPKRLGVPNEFAKLVSHIIDNAYLNGEVIRLDGAIRMV
- a CDS encoding AMP-binding protein — encoded protein: MTSTTFTSQNYYEYYNNFDMSSLLTEIFGDYPEDRLNAYMACCGRHIRAGQGNKIALVHEDTANNITRMSFAELDKASAQVANLLQSYGVKVGDQVATMLPRTPELLVIVLATWRIGAVYQPLFTAFGYDSIKYRMDKADTKIVFTNSENRSKFADLAKQAKMVLVGENEDQQWPDDDYHNSVAGQAQSFAPVELKTDAPFLQMFTSGTVGKSKGVSVPLAALPAFYLYMRYAIDLQESDNYWNMADPGWAYGLYYAITGPLLLGITTHFNEAGFDAADTRDFMLRHKITNLASSPTAFRMMKSSGVFQKPTDEHSDEHPSLRVANSAGETLNTEVVGWVESHLGCKVCDQYGQTETGMTCCEHHALEHKCPVGSMGLALPGHSLAVLGEEMQVLPDGEQGQLAVVVSQSPAFYFQGYSWNEKQAFFGDYYLTGDVVERHSDGTYWFSGRDDDIITTAGYRVGPTDVENSVMEHEAVAESAAVGIADEARGQIIKSFVVLKEGIVGSDEIAQQIKALVKERLSAHAYPREIEFVEALPKTPSGKIQRFLLRSLSEG